The stretch of DNA CCGTGACGCCGGCCATGGGAACGCTGGGGCAgtggatgaggaagatgaagatggcGAGGAGGCTGACCATGGCGCAGATCATGCAGAAGCGGATGATGCCTCGGCAGCGCAGGTTCAGCCGCTTGACGATGTACCCGCCGAGGAAGGTGCCCCCGCCCCCCGCCGGCACCACCATGTAACCTGGGGAGCCCAGGGAGGAGCTTAACGCCTGCAAATGCCCTCAAAATTACAGCACTTGAGCGTTTCAATTCTGGATTCTACTCTTCACGGTGACATTCAGTTACATAACGCGTTGCATAAGCTGCACATAGAAGCTGCTTATAACATATTGTTGGAAGATTAAAGTAGTTAAATAATCAAGAGCAACATACTGCAAAGCGTTTAAGATCAGTGGAAATGAGTTTGACGTCTCAGCTAAAGGAGCAGTTTTTCTGCAAATGGCCTTTAAAGAGGCCCAGTTTTGTTCTGGACTTGGCGCCGTGTGTTTAATGACGTCACCGTCACTCACCAAACCATGTGGCAGCTTCGGAGGCGCTGAGGCTGAACTGCGACTCCAGGAACTTGGGGCCAAAGGTGGACATGCCAGCGATGAGCGTGGCCTCTGTGGCTCCAGCCAAGCACAGGAACAGGAAAGGGGGATTCTTCAAAAGGAGCAGCACAGACCTAGAAAGACAGATAAGAAACGTGCTCAACGAAGAGGGAAACCATCAGACGTCCTGAACACAGTGCAGGCAAACAACGGCCAAAGGTTTATCAGCGTGTTATATAACGcgtcgccgccgctgctgtaATCCCAGAGTAATCCTCAGATACGGAGACGACAAGTAAACATGGCTGGAACAGGAACGTAGCAGGCCTGTCAATCATCTCCAGCCATCATTCACTCCCACTGTACAGGTGAAActcttttcctttgttttgcaCTGCGCTGGCTCCACTTGCTGTACCTCGGCATGTCTTTCACAGATTTGCCAAACTGCGGGTCCGAGGCTGTGGTGTGGCTCCCGTCCTTAAGCTGGTGGGCCTCAGACACCCTCATGGCCACGAACTCCTGGGAGCCTGGAGGACGGGAGCACAAAGAGTGcttaagaggtgtgtgtgtgtgtgtgtgtgtgtgtgtgtgtgtgtgtgtgtgtgtgtgtggagcacacAGCACATGCACCTGGTAGCTGCCGTGGGTACCCGAGGATGGGGAAGGCTACCAAcagagcggcggcgccgcccgctAGGAAGCCGATCCACCAGGCACCGACCCACAGAGGGTTCTCTGGAGTCATCTCTGTCctgcagccaacacacacacacacatggtctgAATCACTTTTCCATACGCTTGCCCCTGACGACAAAAATGTATGATttcctgtgtgtgagctgtgagtGATTGTGACACACAGTGATTATAAGTAGTAAGTGTCAGGAAACTACATTTATTTCTTACTACAGTGTAAGAAGAAGTAAGTAATAGGACGAGTGAGAAGCGATTGGGAAATGTTATGACTCTAATGTGTGTCAACAGCAAATTCAGCATCATTCAGTACAGTCAACTGTTACTCAATGCTCTGCTCCTTATTCTACTCACGGCATGTGTAGCTCAGTGTAAAGATTGAGAAAATATCCTCCCAGCAGGTAGCCTGCGGCCGGACCCACAATGGCCGCCGTGTAGAAGATCCCTGGGGAGAGGAAGGCCCACAGGGCAACAGGTTTGTCAATACAGTGACCggctacttcctgtttcctactttccacttcctgtcccgCCGGTCAAAAGCCCCATTGTTGTCTATAATCTACAAAGTGTGTGTTGCATGAGAAAAGAGGACGCTTGGAGTGCGCTGTTGGGAAAGTGTTGAGAGGGTTCTAAAGTTTGACACCGCGAACTCACTGCATGTGTAGTCATGAGGTTACACCATCTACAATAACTTAGTCAGTAATCAGCCTTTTTATTGGAGTTTCAAACATTCTGTTTAAAGAGGACGGAGTGAGACTCAGAGTAAATGCAGGTGTATAACCAACGGGATTACAGTGACTCACCTATATAAACAGGTGCATAGCTGGATTTGACGTTCTCGTCGAGGTACGTCACCCCGAGCGTGTAGAGCGGCGTGGCGCCCATGCCGTGCAGGAACTGGCCCAGCATGAACACAAAGCGGTAGCCGGACAGGCCCCCGGCCTCCTTGTCCTCGCACGGGCCGGTGCGGTTGCCAGAGCACACCCCCGTCCTCTCGGGCAGGCTGACCTGGTAGGGGGGCGCGGTGAAGTGGGGCAGGGCGAACACCAGCGAGCCCAGCGCCATGATGAGCACCCCCCAGCCCAGCCAGCGAGGCTTGTGCCCCGTGCCGCCGAAGTAGCTGACGAAGGCCAGGCAGACGCAGGCGGCGATGTCGTAGGAGCTGGCGATGAGGCCGGCCTGGTAGCTGCGCAGGTCGAAGCGCCTCTCGATGGACGTGACCACTGTGTTGATGAAGCCGTTGATGATCATGCCCTGGAGAAAGGAGGCCACGCAGAGGAAAAACAGCACCCAGCGAGGGGTGTTGAATGCCTGGATGGCTCTCGGTGCCAGCGCGCCCCAGCCACACTGCTGCTCGGACTCGGCTGGGACCAGCTTCAGCCCCATGGGGGCCTCAGCGCGGGATCGGGCTTCCGCGCTGTAGAGCTGCCCAGGGAGCGTTGACGCCCCGGTGAAAATGTGAGGCCGAACCGGGCCATGACCACCACAACTGGCGGGGCTTCTGGGACCCGAGCCTGTAGGGCTGTCTGTCAGGGAGTCCACAGGGCTGGGGGTGTCCGCAGACGGGCCCCCGCTGATAGGACAGTCCTGCAGGTCCAGAAGCTCCTGCTTGGAGCTGAAGGACGCATCGGCATTGAGCAAGACTGGCATCGCCCCTCTGAGGGGCACTGGGATGGGATGTGCTTGGGCTCGGAATGAAGGTAAATGTGTGAGATGGGCCGATGCGTTCACGACCACAACATGGAAAGAGGAAGGGTGGATCAGCTGAGGCTCAGGGGAATCAGTCCAGCGGGTGTCTGCACGTATCTATTCTTGGCTTGCGTTGGTTACGTCGCGTGTCCACAGTGCTGATTGCATGTTACTGCGTGTCATGGTAGAAAAGGCGGCTTCATGATGCTGCTGGGTGACATCCTGCAggcaggaaacagagagaggaccAAACAGTAAGATAAGGAACAGTGGGATCACATGCCACATATAGTTtgtaggcttttattttggaggctAGGGCAACTTTTCGCAGATTTGGATCCAAAATTCAGGCGGGGAGCAGGTGCTGATCCCACAAAGGATGGGTACAGAACAATGTCCTCAGAAGATGGGTAAAAtagtaccacacacacacacacacacacacacacacacacacacacacacacacacacacacacacacacacacacacacacacacacacacacgcaggtaaTGAACCATAACAGGCACTTTATGCTCCAACAAGCAGCTTAATTAACATaaccaaaaacacaaagtccGGACATAGATGTACAAAAATTTGCTTGATTAACTAGAGCAGCTCAAGGGCTGATTTAActctttactgtacagtagcttcaaGCCACCAGGTCCCTCATTACAAGCCCAGCAGAGCATGGTTTAACTGATGTGACTTCACGGTGATAACAAAGCTGACTCATCATGTTTTGTAAGTTTATTTTCTATTGTAATGAAGAAGTAAAGGACTTCTTTAAACTCTCCAACAAACAGTACTTGACTCTAACTTACAAAACAGCATCAGATTTCAGGTAAATATCCCATTTACTTCCGTGGTTTTTAGGGAAGTAACCTTTCTGTGAGGTTGGGCAGCAGCTTTTAAATACACAGATAAAACTGTCTCAATTCAATACAAAATATGTTCACATCTATTTACATCAGCAGAAAACAAGAGAGTTCAGGCTTTGGAGATATGTTGATCATCAACTCATTTAAAAGAGTAGAATCACacataaacaaatcattttacCATACACAAAATGTCAGTGAATATGAATATAACAGATTCAACCTCCTACCTTTACCTTTGCTGCCGATACTCAACGGGTGTGATGACATTTAATAATGCAGAGGAATAAAAGTGTCAGAGACAGGTTGCGATAGCGAGTCCAAGCGAGGTCCTGAGCCCATCTCACCAAGCCTCTTATAGTGGAGCGCTGAGGCAGCACATCAGCCCACGTTAATCTGACCAGAGAGACAAGTGCTCATTGGTGCTCTGTTGGACCTTTGCTGCCTCTCGCAGGATGTCACATGcatttttttcatcatttatgTTTCTTTGCTTCCACCTTTACACATAAAAGTGTGTAAAGGTGgactgcaaataaaaaataaaaaaacccaacaacctTGAGACATACTTTTTTGTGGTCGAGTCGAGCAAATCACGCAAAGAAAAGcttcatttgtatttatatataattttgcATTACCATTAATGGTGCAGAGAACAGAAAGTTGTAACTTAGTGTCAGCCACCAGTTCAGTCCAAGTCCAGTCGGGCTTGTTttcctctaaagctgcttaaaaaTATTGACCTTCATGATTTGCATATTGTTCTACACTCTACACCCATTTTAAAGCGCTGGACAACACGGTGGTGAGGAAAACCTCACCACGTTCTACAGAGGGACCATAGAGAGCACCTTGACCAGCTGCATCACCGCTTCAGACCACAAGCCCTACAGCGCATAGTTAGGACAGTCGAAAGGCTCACCGGAGCCCCACTGGCCTCCAACAGGGCCATCTGTACCACACACTGCATCTACAAAGCTTCCAGCATCGTGGATGATCACA from Betta splendens chromosome 7, fBetSpl5.4, whole genome shotgun sequence encodes:
- the slco4a1 gene encoding solute carrier organic anion transporter family member 4A1, whose translation is MPVLLNADASFSSKQELLDLQDCPISGGPSADTPSPVDSLTDSPTGSGPRSPASCGGHGPVRPHIFTGASTLPGQLYSAEARSRAEAPMGLKLVPAESEQQCGWGALAPRAIQAFNTPRWVLFFLCVASFLQGMIINGFINTVVTSIERRFDLRSYQAGLIASSYDIAACVCLAFVSYFGGTGHKPRWLGWGVLIMALGSLVFALPHFTAPPYQVSLPERTGVCSGNRTGPCEDKEAGGLSGYRFVFMLGQFLHGMGATPLYTLGVTYLDENVKSSYAPVYIGIFYTAAIVGPAAGYLLGGYFLNLYTELHMPTEMTPENPLWVGAWWIGFLAGGAAALLVAFPILGYPRQLPGSQEFVAMRVSEAHQLKDGSHTTASDPQFGKSVKDMPRSVLLLLKNPPFLFLCLAGATEATLIAGMSTFGPKFLESQFSLSASEAATWFGYMVVPAGGGGTFLGGYIVKRLNLRCRGIIRFCMICAMVSLLAIFIFLIHCPSVPMAGVTGPYRSGLEERELDQYKQLHEPSALRRGNSSALELSLTVSCNAGCGCARELYNPVCGADGLMYYSPCHAGCSSINHTDPSTGKQVFSGCSCVVANASHAERGFAVAGKCGSSCHHMPAFLTFLFIIICFTFLCSIPALTATLRCVPDSQRSFGLGIQWIVVRTLGGIPGPIAFGSVIDISCLLWQDQCGDQGSCYLYQNSAMSQYTLVAGIIYKVLGTVFFLIASVLYQPPPQSPQSSCESTDHGAGDASDLPAKGLPDDGVIVNLHARL